A stretch of the Capsicum annuum cultivar UCD-10X-F1 chromosome 10, UCD10Xv1.1, whole genome shotgun sequence genome encodes the following:
- the LOC107845979 gene encoding cell wall protein RBR3 isoform X2: MQKLKMGKQSKPKRAENIGKGKVTPVQIAFIVDRYLSDNHFNETRSTFRSEASHLLSKSPINEAPRSLLSLGAMLDEYICLKEQRVFLEQEKAHVRNLLRGMQEVVNGYNARANPTPPPTIPGSSTPQSGTLLQQTNGVSPISEGYCSAYTSPVLMSASIPSNTAADAMKFSTPNSIPTTSKRKGSKDVSDASTAAKKSRTQSPTNQLTLKGASTMPQDDNYNNILKSSAVQLPVQGSNNPKFLSDHPVQSLLTNYSDPKTPPIESSSQTDKSISPFEICSTATSIKEATPSHLMSTNHMIISSETIRVTPTKQIAYYSIERNHCVSTSSPVKTNLKRSVKRDQVKGRLDFDASDIPSSSEVPQVPDRISTSDSEKEGDIFDLDLPNFDLLGADFNLSELLYHFDIDGQGIDHSCQDKLDFSPDTISGSPYESGNVNIDANQIASQISSTVTEVFSEKETSLLGSDTVKTVKSVTKRIQLLSPVKSNRSSRH, from the exons ATGCAGAAATTGAAAATGGGTAAGCAAAGTAAACCAAAAAGAGCAGAAAATATAGGCAAAGGAAAAGTAACTCCTGTCCAAATTGCTTTCATCGTTGATCGTTACCTCTCCGATAACCATTTCAATGAAACTAGATCCACCTTCCGCTCTGAAGCTTCTCATCTACTCTCTAAATCTCCTATCAATGAG GCGCCGAGGAGTTTATTGAGTTTAGGAGCAATGCTGGATGAGTACATATGTTTGAAAGAGCAGAGGGTGTTTCTGGAGCAAGAAAAAGCTCATGTTCGGAATTTGCTAAGGGGAATGCAAGAAGTTGTGAACGGTTATAATGCACGGGCAAATCCAACGCCGCCTCCAACAATTCCTGGTTCTTCAACGCCCCAATCAGGCACTTTGCTCCAACAGACTAATGGGGTTTCCCCCATTTCAGAAG GTTATTGTTCTGCATACACTAGTCCAGTTCTTATGTCAGCATCAATACCTTCCAATACTGCTGCTGATGCCATGAAATTTTCTACTCCAAATTCCATCCCAACAACTTCAAAAAGAAAAGGGTCCAAGGATGTTTCAGATGCTTCAACAGCTGCGAAGAAATCTCGTACACAGTCACCCACCAATCAGTTGACACTTAAGG GTGCTAGTACAATGCCACAAGATGATAATTATAACAATATTTTGAAGAGCTCTGCAGTTCAGTTGCCAGTCCAAGGATCTAACAACCCCAAGTTTTTGTCTGACCACCCCGTTCAGTCCCTTCTAACTAATTATTCTGACCCTAAGACACCTCCAATAGAATCTTCATCCCAAACTGACAAATCTATCTCTCCATTTGAAATTTGTTCAACAGCAACTTCCATCAAAGAAGCTACTCCCTCTCATCTCATGTCGACTAACCACATGATAATCTCTTCAGAGACAATTCGAGTGACCCCTACTAAACAAATAGCATACTATTCTATAGAAAGAAATCACTGTGTTTCGACTTCCTCACCAGTTAAAACAAACTTGAAAAGGTCTGTGAAGAGAGATCAAGTAAAAGGTAGGTTAGATTTTGATGCATCGGACATTCCAAGTAGTTCAGAGGTACCACAAGTTCCCGACAGGATTTCAACGTCTGATTCTGAGAAGGAAGGAGATATTTTTGACTTGGATTTACCTAACTTTGATCTTCTGGGTGCGGATTTTAATCTTTCTGAGCTGCTGTATCATTTCGACATTGATGGACAAGGGATTGATCATTCTTGCCAGGACAAACTGGACTTTTCTCCAGATACAATTTCAGG GTCACCATATGAGTCTGGAAATGTCAACATTGATGCAAACCAAATAGCATCACAGATTTCGTCAACAGTAACCGAAGTCTTTTCAGAGAAAGAAACAAGTTTACTAG GTTCAGATACTGTGAAAACTGTGAAATCGGTTACCAAACGTATCCAACTTTTAAGTCCCG TTAAGAGTAACAGAAGCTCGAGACATTAG
- the LOC107845979 gene encoding cell wall protein RBR3 isoform X1, with translation MQKLKMGKQSKPKRAENIGKGKVTPVQIAFIVDRYLSDNHFNETRSTFRSEASHLLSKSPINEAPRSLLSLGAMLDEYICLKEQRVFLEQEKAHVRNLLRGMQEVVNGYNARANPTPPPTIPGSSTPQSGTLLQQTNGVSPISEGYCSAYTSPVLMSASIPSNTAADAMKFSTPNSIPTTSKRKGSKDVSDASTAAKKSRTQSPTNQLTLKGASTMPQDDNYNNILKSSAVQLPVQGSNNPKFLSDHPVQSLLTNYSDPKTPPIESSSQTDKSISPFEICSTATSIKEATPSHLMSTNHMIISSETIRVTPTKQIAYYSIERNHCVSTSSPVKTNLKRSVKRDQVKGRLDFDASDIPSSSEVPQVPDRISTSDSEKEGDIFDLDLPNFDLLGADFNLSELLYHFDIDGQGIDHSCQDKLDFSPDTISGSPYESGNVNIDANQIASQISSTVTEVFSEKETSLLGSDTVKTVKSVTKRIQLLSPGKWYCRFILTLFFIVYKVLIEDITLIDSVSFTSAVKSNRSSRH, from the exons ATGCAGAAATTGAAAATGGGTAAGCAAAGTAAACCAAAAAGAGCAGAAAATATAGGCAAAGGAAAAGTAACTCCTGTCCAAATTGCTTTCATCGTTGATCGTTACCTCTCCGATAACCATTTCAATGAAACTAGATCCACCTTCCGCTCTGAAGCTTCTCATCTACTCTCTAAATCTCCTATCAATGAG GCGCCGAGGAGTTTATTGAGTTTAGGAGCAATGCTGGATGAGTACATATGTTTGAAAGAGCAGAGGGTGTTTCTGGAGCAAGAAAAAGCTCATGTTCGGAATTTGCTAAGGGGAATGCAAGAAGTTGTGAACGGTTATAATGCACGGGCAAATCCAACGCCGCCTCCAACAATTCCTGGTTCTTCAACGCCCCAATCAGGCACTTTGCTCCAACAGACTAATGGGGTTTCCCCCATTTCAGAAG GTTATTGTTCTGCATACACTAGTCCAGTTCTTATGTCAGCATCAATACCTTCCAATACTGCTGCTGATGCCATGAAATTTTCTACTCCAAATTCCATCCCAACAACTTCAAAAAGAAAAGGGTCCAAGGATGTTTCAGATGCTTCAACAGCTGCGAAGAAATCTCGTACACAGTCACCCACCAATCAGTTGACACTTAAGG GTGCTAGTACAATGCCACAAGATGATAATTATAACAATATTTTGAAGAGCTCTGCAGTTCAGTTGCCAGTCCAAGGATCTAACAACCCCAAGTTTTTGTCTGACCACCCCGTTCAGTCCCTTCTAACTAATTATTCTGACCCTAAGACACCTCCAATAGAATCTTCATCCCAAACTGACAAATCTATCTCTCCATTTGAAATTTGTTCAACAGCAACTTCCATCAAAGAAGCTACTCCCTCTCATCTCATGTCGACTAACCACATGATAATCTCTTCAGAGACAATTCGAGTGACCCCTACTAAACAAATAGCATACTATTCTATAGAAAGAAATCACTGTGTTTCGACTTCCTCACCAGTTAAAACAAACTTGAAAAGGTCTGTGAAGAGAGATCAAGTAAAAGGTAGGTTAGATTTTGATGCATCGGACATTCCAAGTAGTTCAGAGGTACCACAAGTTCCCGACAGGATTTCAACGTCTGATTCTGAGAAGGAAGGAGATATTTTTGACTTGGATTTACCTAACTTTGATCTTCTGGGTGCGGATTTTAATCTTTCTGAGCTGCTGTATCATTTCGACATTGATGGACAAGGGATTGATCATTCTTGCCAGGACAAACTGGACTTTTCTCCAGATACAATTTCAGG GTCACCATATGAGTCTGGAAATGTCAACATTGATGCAAACCAAATAGCATCACAGATTTCGTCAACAGTAACCGAAGTCTTTTCAGAGAAAGAAACAAGTTTACTAG GTTCAGATACTGTGAAAACTGTGAAATCGGTTACCAAACGTATCCAACTTTTAAGTCCCGGTAAGTGGTATTGTCGCTTCATTTTAACATTATTCTTTATTGTGTACAAAGTGCTAATAGAGGACATAACACTAATCGATTCTGTATCATTTACATCTGCAGTTAAGAGTAACAGAAGCTCGAGACATTAG